Within the Methanobacterium sp. genome, the region TCTATAATTGAAGGTAAGAGTTCTAAATACACGTTTATTGAAGGGAAGGAAAATTCTTCAAATCTCTCAAAACCCTAGGTTTTGGAGCCTTCGAACACGAAGTGTTCGGGGCAGAGAAACGCAGTTTCTCATGCGCGAAACAAAGTATCGCAAGCTTTGATTTGACATCAGAAAAATCAAAGATTTTCCGAACCGTGAATTAAAACTGACAAAAACAGAGTTTTTGTCGGTTCAAAAAAAAGAAAATTTTGAAAAATTTGGAGGTTGAAGGAAAACTTCGTTTTTCCTGAACCCAAATATGAAATATTTGGAGGAAATTAAATGGATAAAATAGAATGTACATCATGTAAACAAGAAATATCACCTGTAGAGACTTGCGTAAAATTCCAGTGTCCTGAATGTGACGAAATAATTTACAGATGCCAGAAATGCAGAACCTTTGGTCATCTTTACACATGTAAATGCGGATTTAATGGTCCTTAAAAAATCAAAGATTTTTTAGGTTGGAAAAACCCTCAAAATTCCAAGAATTTTGGGGCAACAAATCATAGCTGGAGAAAAATGCTACGCATTTTTCTATGCATCGAAAATTTTCAATTTTCAAAAGATTTGTATGCTTAGATTTTCTCAACTTAAACAAAAAAATTTAATTAGAGATATTATTTATTGATGTATAAAATATCTGATTATTATTTAACAATTTAAATACGGTGATAGAATGGGAGATGTAGTAGCAACAATAAAATTAATGCCTGAAAGCCCTGAAGTTGATTTAGAAAAAATGAAAGAAGAAATTATAGCATCTATTCCTGAAGGTACTGAATTTCATAAAATAGAAGAAGAACCAATTGCATTTGGCCTTGTAGCTCTCAATGTAATGGTTGTTGTTGGCGACGCTGAAGGTGGAACAGAACCAGCCGAAGAAAGCTTCGCTAAAATTGAAGGCGTCAATACTGTGGAAGTTACTGATGTAAGAAGACTGATGTAGTCTTAAATTTTTTTTATTTTATTATTTTTCTTTAGTTCTAACTAAAATCAATTTTTTACTTTTTCTTTTTACTTTAAGAGGTTTAGTTTTGTGTAGCATGCTGTATTTAACTCCCTGTGGCCCTGGTTCCTGTGTTCACAGCTTCTTGCTATGCTTATGTATAAAGCACAGTTAATCATTAAGATTTAATCCATCCAATATGTCCAGATTAAAAAAAAATTTAGGATAATTATTTAATAATTATTTAATATAAAATATTACTATGGGTTCTGAAGTTATTTTTATATTGTCTATTTGTTTACTATTTGGACAGTTTGTTCTTTTTAAAGGCTTTCAAGAAAATTTAAGCAAATGGATATTACCATAATTTTATTGGATTTGTATTAATTTTTGTGCTGATAAATTATCTAATAGACCGGATATTCAATGATTTAGCTAAGAAATTAAAAAAAGAATTCTAACATCCCATAGTGGGTATTCACTGATTAAACAATTTTTAAAGCCATAAGTTTAAATTGGAAAGAATTAAAGTAATATTATGTTATAATACTGACACTACATTAGTTAATAATAACATTAATAATAGGGGTGGTAAAAATCATTGATCTTATCTTAGCGTGCATAATCGGAGTTTTATGCGGTACAATAACCGGATTAATACCCGGAATCCATGTAAATACTGTTGGAGCGTTTATTTTTGCATCTTCAACATTTTTATTAACCATTTATTCACCGGAAATCCTCTGTGTATTTCTTATTTCAATGGCGATCTCACATGCACTCCTTGAATTTATACCTTCAATTTTCCTTGGAGTTCCTGAAGAAGGTACAGTCCTATCCATCTTACCCGGGCATCAACTTGTACTTCAAGGAAGGGGAAGAGAAGCAGTTCGATTAGCAGCAATTGGAGGATTTGGTGCGGTTATAATAACTGCACTTCTTCTGCCAGTATTTATGATGATTTTACCACCAGTATATGGCCCCATTAAGCCATATATATGGATATTACTTATAATAATTGTCATTTATATGTTTATACGGCTAAACAAGGACTTTAAATCAGTTTTATGGTCATTGGCCTTATTTCTACTTTCAGGAATAATGGGTTATACCATGCTGAACACCCCCATATCCTCAAATGTTTCCCTCCTCTGTATTTTTACCGGTCTATTTGGGGTCAGTACATTACTCTACAGCCTTTCTGAAACTTCATTTGTTCCTACTCAAAATAGATTTCATAATTTCAAAATAAGTAATAGTATCCTAAGGGGAATTTTTGCAGGCGGAATTGCAGGCACTATCCTCGGCTTTTTACCCGGCCTCGGCCCAGCTCAGGGAAGTATAATTGCACAGGAGTTAAGCGGTGGTGGAGATTCAGAAAGCAACAGAGAAGGTTTTCTTGTTGCAATCAGCGGAGTTAATACATCTGATACCCTGTTTTCCCTTGTGTTAATATTTTTAATTGGAAATCCAAGGAGCGGAATTGCAGTTTACATTAATAACATCTTAGAGAATTTTGATTTTGCTCATCTGATATTTTTTGTGTTTACAGCATTAACTGCAGTTTCTTTATCCTTATTCTTATGTTTAAAATTAGGAGATATTGTCAGCAATTCAATTGAACAGGTAAATTATAAAAAGCTTACATGGATTGTAATTACATTTATGAGCATCCTGGTGTTTGGATTTACATTATATTATCGTTTTAATATCCTGTTTATGATTATTGCATATATTACATCAATTTCACTTGGATTACTTCCTCATTATGTTGGAGTGAACAAATCGAATTTGATGGGAGTTTTGATTCTTCCTGCGATTGTGATTTATTATGGTATGTTTTAAAAAAAAATATTACGCAGAATTATTGCATACCGGCATAAAAGTCTTTATAAGAGCCCCTAAAATCTCTCCTCTCTTTCCAGATCTGGAATTAGGCATCAAATGGGCCCCAATATAAGTATTATTTCTTGAACCAGCCTCTTTAATCCAGCATTTGTATTTTGGGTGGGATTTATATGATATTAGTTCAGATAGATTGTTTGATTGGCCAAAATACAGAATATGGTATGTGTACGGCTTATTATATGCATCGGGCTTTTTCATGATGGCATAAATACCGGGATTGGATAACGGTTCCCATCTTTTAATTGGATATGGACCATCGAACAGTATTCCTCCCCATTCTAAGCTCATTTTATCTCCTTTATAGCATTTAGTAACATTTGAATAAATGATGTATTAATTATTGTAATATTAAAAAAAAGAAAAAAATAAGAGTTTTTAAGGAACTTTAAGACTATTCAATATCATATTAACAGTTTGCTCATCATTGCTTGTGGATGCAAAAGCTGCTAAATATGGAGTACCATCCTTTGCAAAATATGTATTTGAAGTATAAATTCCTGATTTTTGCATTACAACTTCGTATCCATTTTGACCATCAACAGTCCGTGATTTTTCAGATATAAAAGTATATCCGTTACTTAACATGCCTGATTTATAAGATGCAGCCCATTCTTTTGTGGTGGCCAATCTCTGATTTGACCCAATGGTTACAGTTGCCAAAGCAAATGTTGATTTATCCTTATCTCCTACTGCAACGAGTACATTGCTTCCACTGTTCTGGAAGTCACTTTTATCCAGTTCGCTCCAATCACCAGGATAGGTGAAAGAAACACCATTTTTTGAATATGTTTTATTTGTTGTTCCAGAATCAGTACACCCCGATGCCATAACGATTACGGCCAGAATCCCTAAAATTAAAATAATCCCCTTCTTCAAATATATCACCATTTGGATTATCTTTGTCTTTTAATATATCTTTTTTCTTTATTAATCATAAATATAGTTAATAATATGCGATTGAATATTACTTTGTTCTAATTTAAACCTATCAAATTTAAAAATAAGATTATATGTCTTTAAATTTATATTTTTACAGGTTTTTTATTCTTAAATCCAAATAAAATTAGAAATTAAATTACAACAACATTTTTAGCTAAGTTACTGACAATTTCTACAAATTCATTTGAATCAACGCCAGGAAATACATCAACAAGACATATATCAAATTTTTCGTCTAAAAACTCTGTCAATTCCTTTATATCCATACAGTAAACTTCAAATCTGTCGCCAGATGCTATTAATCCTTCTTTATTGCCTGAAAGTTTGACTGGGAAATCATTAGCTTCTAAATTGATTATGGTCATTTCAATTGCAGGAGGCCAGATATCATTAAAAACAACTTTTTTTGCTCCTGCCTTTAAACATGCAATTCCCAAAGTTCCAGGTCCACATGTACAATCAAGGACTGAAGGTTCATTAAAGTCTTTTAAAACGTTTTTAAGTATTTCTATTTTAGGAGATTTAACCTTTGGAAACTCTATATGGATTTTTCCCTGGTATTTATGGATTCCTATTGATCCAAAGGGAGTCTGCACAATGTCACACCTCATGTCACATCCAGCAAGAAGTTCATATACTTGGGGGCTGGATTCGGAATCTTTCATTCCCACAGTATCATTTAAATTCCCCTTTAAAACTCCTTTAACCTCTTTAACTTCATTTACAATTCTTTCAGAACATTTTTTGTCTACATCATCTGATAATATCACCAGAGAATCAGGAGATAAGAATGGAACGGAACTTGTTGGATAAGCAGGAGTTATTAAAGGCACACATGCATTTCTTAATGTAGATTTTTCGTCTTTTATCCCTTCTTCAATCATTATCTTCAATATATGGGCAATTACAACATCTAAATGTCTTTTACCACATTTACAACTTCCAAAAGTGTTGTCTATTTTATCAAGATGTATTTGAGAAGTTAAAGGGAAAAATTTTTTAAAATAAATTGTTTTGCATTCATCACATGGTCTGTAAAATAACTCTATATTTTTAAGAATCTGTGAAGTATGATTAATGCATTCACTTCCACACATGCACTTTATTTCCATATGCTTAAATATTGGATGTTTAATATAAATATATATAATTCATTTGGTAGTCGTGAGGCACATGAAAGATAAACGAAAGGAAATACTCAAGGATCTTTTAGGAGAATTTGGATCTATAGATAATTCCGATGAAAAAGAGGATGAAAAACAAATTCCAGTAGAAGAATCAATTAGAGAGCCTGATTACAGACCAAGGGACGTTGAAGAAAATATTGAACGTTCAAAAGACCCTTTATTTTTTGAGGATGATGAACCATTCAAATTAGACAAAATAATGGAAGAACCCGCCATAGAAAAGGTAGTTAGCAAACCGGCGAGGCGTCCTAAAAAAATCAAAAAAATGACATCGCGAATATCAGCTGAAATAATCGAAGATGGATTAATACCTTTTTATAATGTTAATGTTCCTAAATTTACTGATAGAGAACGTCAGTTACTTAATGAAATCCGTGAAAAACTTGTTGAAGTTGCTGTTTCACAAGGCGAAAAATTCAGAGTTGATGAAGGTTCATTTATTAAGGAAGTAAAAGAATTCCTCCGGACCAGAGGTGTTCGAGATACAGAAAAACTCGCATCACAAATAGCTCAGGAAATGTTAGGTTATGGCGAACTCGATCCACTGATCAAAGACGATGACCTTGAAGAAATAATGGTGATTGGAAATGAAAAATCTGTATTTGTTTATCACCGAAAAATAGGGATGATGCAGACAAATATAGTTTTTAAAAATGATAATGATGTTAAAGCCATTATTGATGTGATTGCAAGACAGGTTAACCGTAGGATAGACCAGCAGACACCCATACTTGATGCAAGATTAGATGATGGTTCAAGGGTAAATGCAACAATCCCCCCAATCTCTGCAGACGGCCCTAGTCTGACTATAAGGAAATTTAGAAAAGATCCACTAACTGTTATCGATTTAATTAATTTTAAAACCCTTTCATCCCATTTAGCAGGATTTTTATGGGTTTGTGTGGATGGACTCGGAGTCAAACCATGTAATGCTATTATAGCAGGAGGTACAGGTTCTGGTAAAACCACAACTCTAAACACAGTATCTTCCTTTACACCTCCACGTGAAAGAATAATTACTATTGAAGATACATTAGAGCTTCAAATTCCTCACGAACATGTATTACGTATGGAAACTCGACCCCCTAACATTGAAGGGAAGGGTGAACTTGATATGGACACACTTGTGAAAAACTCACTCAGACAGAGACCTGATCGTGTGATTGTAGGTGAAGTAAGGGGAGCTGAGGCAATAACTCTTTTTACGGCGTTAAATACCGGGCACTCTGGATTCGGTACCCTTCACTCCAATACTGCAAGAGAAACCATTACAAGACTTGTAAATCCTCCAATGAACGTTCCAAACATAATGATACCTGCTTTAGATTTCATAATAATGCAAAACAGGATGTATCGACCTGAAGGAGGTTCTTTAAGGAGAGTGACTGAAGTTGCAGAAGTTGTGGGTATGGAAGAAGGCAATGTACAGTTAAACAGAGTGTTTGAATGGAATAACGTTGTTGACAAAGTTGAATACGTTGGAATTGCAAGTCAAACTTTAAGAGAAATGGCTGAACTCCGGGGAATAAGTATAACAGAAATTGAAGAAGAAATTGAAAAAAGAAGATTAGTACTGGAGTACATGGCTGATAATAACATTAGAACAATCGGAGAAGTTGGGGAATGGATTCATAATTATTATAAAGATCCAGATGAAGTTTTAGAAAAGATATTATAATAATACATCATGATGTGGTGATAAAATGGCTTTTGAGGGCCTGAAAAAAGTCTTCAACAGAATAGGCAATATTACGGTGGATTCGAGCAAAAAAGTTGGTGGCGGAGTACAGGCACCAGTAAATAAACTGAATGAAATGGATATAAAAAATAAACTGGGTCCTGTTAATAAATTAGGTAATATTAGACCCCTAAGAAGATCTGGAGGTATAACGGCTAAAAAAACTTCTCCCCGCGTTATAGAACGGATGAAGATGGATAAAGATGAAATCCAGATGTTCAAGGAGCTTATTGATAAAAAATACGAAAGATCAGGGAAAACCGATGAAGAAAAATCCAAAAGAGATGTATATCAAAAAGCAGCCCTTGAAGAATTACTTAAAGAAGAGGAAAAAGAAAGTCTGGACCCTAAATTAATTATAGGGATGGGTCTTATAGCTTTTGTTTTAGTTTTAATTACCGTAACTATTTTAGGCCTTCCAATAATAATGGGGCTTGTAATTGGAATTCTGGTAATTGGAATGGCTGCATTCATTGTTTTCCTGCCTAAACTACAAAGTGGAAGGAAATCATCAGAAGCATCAAGAGAATTGCCCTTTGCCCTAAGACAGATGGCAACTGAACTTCGTGCAGGACTTGGTCTTCATGAAAGTATGAGATCAGTGGCTTTATCAGGGTATGGTCCTCTTTCAGAAGAATTTGCAAGAACCCTTGAAGAAATTAAATATGGTGAAACCACAGAAAACGCTTTAATGGACATGAGCGAACGTATAGATTCCGACGGACTTAAAAGAGCAGTTTACCAGATAACCAGAACATTGTCAAGCGGTGGAGATCTATCGCGAACATTAAATGTCATCGCAGAAGATACAGCCTATGAACTGAGGATGAAGCTAAAAGATTACACTCAAAAGTTAAATTCATTTACTATGATATACATGTTCGTTGCTATACTCGGACCTGTAATTCTCATGATCATGTTAATTGCAGCAACGACTGTTATGGGGCCAATTTTCCCACCAATAGTACTTTTAATCTTGTACCTTTTCCTTTTCCCTATGGTTGTTGGGTTCATGGCATTTATGATTAAAAGACTTGAACCGCAGGTATAATCTAAAAAAATTTAGGAATTTTTTAATTCCTTTCTAATTTTTATTTCTTCTAATTTCTAAATAATTGAAAAATAACGACTGATTTCCAACCCTATAATTACAGATAATGTAATTCCTATAAAAGTAAAATCTTTAATGTTTAATTTCTTATTTTCAGCATATAAATTAGAACTATCCGAATAACCTCTACTTAACATGCTGAAATAGACTTTTTCACCCTGTTCATAGGAACGCAGGAACATCATACCAATAGTTTCACCTACTTTTCTTAATCTCCACATATAAGCGGTTTTTTTATTCCTTATATCAAAGCATCTTGTTTTTTGAGCATTACGGATTCTTTTGAGTTCATCATAGAAGAAGAAAAGATATCTCAAAGTTAAACTAAGAAGCATGGAAAATTCTCTGGGTACACCAAGTTTACGTGCAGAATTAATAAGATCCTGCATTGGAGTAATAGATGAAAGAAGTACAACTGCAGTTATACAGACAATAATTCTAAGTAAAAGAAGTAATCCGAAGTCCAAACCCTGTTGTGTAATCTCTATTCCAAAAGGTAGATCATAAATTACAGTTCCTCCCCTTATAAAAAGTTGGAATAATGCAATAGCTCCTCCAAAAGGCAAAATTAAGGCAATTCTTTTAAGGGCATAACTTAAAGAGATATGAGACATTAAAATTAATATTAAAAGATAAATCTCCATTAAAGATAATATAACTAAATTGGTAGTGTATACAGCATATACAATAATTAGCAAACTTGAAATAATTTTTATTCTACCATCTAAAGAATGTAAAATACTTGTTTTGCCCGATTCCATTTCAATATTTGAAATATTCACCATTATTTTCTCCTAATTTGATTGACAATAAAGAAATGAGGAAAATTTTATGTATTTTCCTCTTTATTTTTATTTTTAAGGATTATGCCGAGACCATATGCAATCCCAAGTACCAGTAAAGTTCCTATAACCATAGATATTACGCCGCCCAATGGATTATCTTCACCAAGGACAGGTATGGTGTAATCCGGTAAAGGTGACTCAAATGCCGGCT harbors:
- a CDS encoding zinc finger domain-containing protein: MDKIECTSCKQEISPVETCVKFQCPECDEIIYRCQKCRTFGHLYTCKCGFNGP
- a CDS encoding elongation factor 1-beta — its product is MGDVVATIKLMPESPEVDLEKMKEEIIASIPEGTEFHKIEEEPIAFGLVALNVMVVVGDAEGGTEPAEESFAKIEGVNTVEVTDVRRLM
- a CDS encoding tripartite tricarboxylate transporter permease — its product is MTGLIPGIHVNTVGAFIFASSTFLLTIYSPEILCVFLISMAISHALLEFIPSIFLGVPEEGTVLSILPGHQLVLQGRGREAVRLAAIGGFGAVIITALLLPVFMMILPPVYGPIKPYIWILLIIIVIYMFIRLNKDFKSVLWSLALFLLSGIMGYTMLNTPISSNVSLLCIFTGLFGVSTLLYSLSETSFVPTQNRFHNFKISNSILRGIFAGGIAGTILGFLPGLGPAQGSIIAQELSGGGDSESNREGFLVAISGVNTSDTLFSLVLIFLIGNPRSGIAVYINNILENFDFAHLIFFVFTALTAVSLSLFLCLKLGDIVSNSIEQVNYKKLTWIVITFMSILVFGFTLYYRFNILFMIIAYITSISLGLLPHYVGVNKSNLMGVLILPAIVIYYGMF
- a CDS encoding PsbP-related protein — encoded protein: MKKGIILILGILAVIVMASGCTDSGTTNKTYSKNGVSFTYPGDWSELDKSDFQNSGSNVLVAVGDKDKSTFALATVTIGSNQRLATTKEWAASYKSGMLSNGYTFISEKSRTVDGQNGYEVVMQKSGIYTSNTYFAKDGTPYLAAFASTSNDEQTVNMILNSLKVP
- a CDS encoding 50S ribosomal protein L11 methyltransferase, whose amino-acid sequence is MCGSECINHTSQILKNIELFYRPCDECKTIYFKKFFPLTSQIHLDKIDNTFGSCKCGKRHLDVVIAHILKIMIEEGIKDEKSTLRNACVPLITPAYPTSSVPFLSPDSLVILSDDVDKKCSERIVNEVKEVKGVLKGNLNDTVGMKDSESSPQVYELLAGCDMRCDIVQTPFGSIGIHKYQGKIHIEFPKVKSPKIEILKNVLKDFNEPSVLDCTCGPGTLGIACLKAGAKKVVFNDIWPPAIEMTIINLEANDFPVKLSGNKEGLIASGDRFEVYCMDIKELTEFLDEKFDICLVDVFPGVDSNEFVEIVSNLAKNVVVI
- a CDS encoding CpaF family protein, with the translated sequence MKDKRKEILKDLLGEFGSIDNSDEKEDEKQIPVEESIREPDYRPRDVEENIERSKDPLFFEDDEPFKLDKIMEEPAIEKVVSKPARRPKKIKKMTSRISAEIIEDGLIPFYNVNVPKFTDRERQLLNEIREKLVEVAVSQGEKFRVDEGSFIKEVKEFLRTRGVRDTEKLASQIAQEMLGYGELDPLIKDDDLEEIMVIGNEKSVFVYHRKIGMMQTNIVFKNDNDVKAIIDVIARQVNRRIDQQTPILDARLDDGSRVNATIPPISADGPSLTIRKFRKDPLTVIDLINFKTLSSHLAGFLWVCVDGLGVKPCNAIIAGGTGSGKTTTLNTVSSFTPPRERIITIEDTLELQIPHEHVLRMETRPPNIEGKGELDMDTLVKNSLRQRPDRVIVGEVRGAEAITLFTALNTGHSGFGTLHSNTARETITRLVNPPMNVPNIMIPALDFIIMQNRMYRPEGGSLRRVTEVAEVVGMEEGNVQLNRVFEWNNVVDKVEYVGIASQTLREMAELRGISITEIEEEIEKRRLVLEYMADNNIRTIGEVGEWIHNYYKDPDEVLEKIL
- a CDS encoding type II secretion system F family protein, which encodes MAFEGLKKVFNRIGNITVDSSKKVGGGVQAPVNKLNEMDIKNKLGPVNKLGNIRPLRRSGGITAKKTSPRVIERMKMDKDEIQMFKELIDKKYERSGKTDEEKSKRDVYQKAALEELLKEEEKESLDPKLIIGMGLIAFVLVLITVTILGLPIIMGLVIGILVIGMAAFIVFLPKLQSGRKSSEASRELPFALRQMATELRAGLGLHESMRSVALSGYGPLSEEFARTLEEIKYGETTENALMDMSERIDSDGLKRAVYQITRTLSSGGDLSRTLNVIAEDTAYELRMKLKDYTQKLNSFTMIYMFVAILGPVILMIMLIAATTVMGPIFPPIVLLILYLFLFPMVVGFMAFMIKRLEPQV
- the cbiQ gene encoding cobalt ECF transporter T component CbiQ codes for the protein MVNISNIEMESGKTSILHSLDGRIKIISSLLIIVYAVYTTNLVILSLMEIYLLILILMSHISLSYALKRIALILPFGGAIALFQLFIRGGTVIYDLPFGIEITQQGLDFGLLLLLRIIVCITAVVLLSSITPMQDLINSARKLGVPREFSMLLSLTLRYLFFFYDELKRIRNAQKTRCFDIRNKKTAYMWRLRKVGETIGMMFLRSYEQGEKVYFSMLSRGYSDSSNLYAENKKLNIKDFTFIGITLSVIIGLEISRYFSII
- a CDS encoding PDGLE domain-containing protein → MSPKNKKFVLGGIVVALVIAILAPFLASSNPDGLDSTMEKVMSNPETEPAFESPLPDYTIPVLGEDNPLGGVISMVIGTLLVLGIAYGLGIILKNKNKEENT